The Phoenix dactylifera cultivar Barhee BC4 chromosome 17, palm_55x_up_171113_PBpolish2nd_filt_p, whole genome shotgun sequence genome contains a region encoding:
- the LOC113461070 gene encoding transcription factor MYB1-like yields the protein MILKLVYLSCMPHAQCILKGRRKNTGKKMATKGCCREEGLNRGAWTSHEDKLLSDYIMVHGPGRWRSLPANAGLNRCGKSCRLRWLNYLRPDIKRGNITKEEEELIIRLHKLLGNRWSLIAGRLPGRTDNEIKNYWNTYLRKKVSGSSSQQQFSSRTRKTPFQKSKSGKKESSSEVHVIRTKAVRCTKTLLAAQVPEHAKNNSPDAFRPSATFKHGYLSDSIGNNVAPPPLKQYECGSRTMEIMQNSLFSQAAKGHFYISDNSLHDSGSVASANKDIHIEGIYSSEIEEGDGLHPFFDNDIWDSLLMPPEI from the exons ATGATTCTGAAGCTTGTTTATTTGAGCTGCATGCCGCATGCGCAGTGCATTCTCAAGGGTCGAAGGAAAAATACAGGGAAGAAGATGGCGACGAAGGGATGCTGCCGTGAAGAAGGGCTCAATAGGGGAGCTTGGACGAGCCACGAAGACAAGCTACTATCAGACTATATCATGGTCCATGGCCCAGGGAGATGGCGAAGTTTACCTGCTAATGCAG GATTGAATAGGTGTGGTAAGAGTTGCAGGTTGCGATGGTTGAATTATCTGAGACCAGATATCAAGAGGGGGAATATcaccaaggaagaagaggaattgATCATCAGGCTCCATAAGCTACTTGGCAATAG ATGGTCTTTGATAGCAGGAAGATTACCGGGGAGAACAGACAATGAAATAAAGAACTACTGGAATACCTATCTCAGGAAAAAAGTCTCAGGAAGCAGCTCTCAGCAACAGTTTTCATCAAGAACTAGGAAAACACCATTCCAAAAATCAAAGTCAGGGAAGAAAGAGAGCAGCTCAGAAGTTCATGTAATCAGGACCAAGGCGGTACGATGCACTAAAACCCTGTTGGCTGCTCAAGTTCCTGAACATGCTAAGAATAATTCTCCAGATGCTTTCAGGCCAAGCGCTACATTTAAACATGGTTATCTTTCAGATTCAATTGGGAACAatgtagctcctcctccctTGAAGCAATATGAGTGTGGATCTCGCACTATGGAAATCATGCAAAActcacttttctctcaagctgCCAAGGGTCATTTTTATATAAGTGACAATAGCTTACACGATTCTGGTAGTGTTGCTTCTGCCAACAAAGACATTCACATCGAAGGGATCTACAGTAGTGAAATAGAGGAGGGCGATGGGCTACACCCTTTTTTTGATAACGATATATGGGACTCATTACTTATGCCCCCAGAGATATAG